The Daucus carota subsp. sativus chromosome 9, DH1 v3.0, whole genome shotgun sequence genome window below encodes:
- the LOC108202447 gene encoding disease resistance protein RPV1 isoform X1 → MASTSYNQTPSSATSASLPTTWDVFLSFRGIDTRYTFTDHLYNALDRNGIRTFRDDPELRSGEVISDGLLQAIHKSKTYVIVLSENYASSRWCLDELVEILNCYSTTQRSVIPIFYNVDPSAAGHQTGSFREAFEKHETRFGKERLDKWRVALTMLGKLSGKVCKNMYEAQFIEEIVGEILLEINPKTLDVAKYPVGLVPRVKELAALLGNGTEGVIRIGLYGMGGVGKTTLAKAFYNHLLQRSFEGCCFLANIREVSGTRRGLESLQQQLINDVLRSKRQTRVYNVEEGTMLIRERICSAKILVLIDDLDDINQYESLVGPFASGSVVIITTRDEEILEKIDVESRYRYRVNELDDAESLTLFTRHAFENADADNSFKLLSTEILRLAGGLPLALKVFGSHLYKRSKVGWLAYIKKLQKVTDSSIQQRLMISLDALESDDPMLKKLFLDISCLFLGWEIEKVVEILETYYSDADYYIDILRKRCLLYINNRVLGMHDLLRDIGREINGNNSPDEPGKHSRLWVSKDIEDVLKNHEGTEAIEVIFHRNVGKEHAFAAETFRRIRKLRFLQLTGVNLIGGFEGTLEKLRWLCWEYCPLKCFPSEFNPQQLVVLQLPCSSMIQMWKSDNVGTTSRVYDNLKTLNMSNSSYLITTPDFSALPSLETLNFEGCDSLVELDISIGSLGRLVFLKLTGCRKLRSLPDTICNLRALEVLNIGGCFSVEALPEQLGNIESLKELDAHNVALSKLPDSTGRLSKLVKLILTCHRKPMTIYHKDHQKHKTLKTLPDTICNLRELEVLSVGYSRGLAALPVELGNIESLKELDVHDVIVSKIPDSIGCLINLVKLRFTHNKNLETLPKTIGCLRSLKILDISYCRRLIALPVELGNMESLKELYAQSLAVSELPDSIGHLSKLVELRLSDNTKLKTLPDAICNLRSLEILDISYCRSLIALPVELGNMESLKELDAHGLAVSELPNSIGHLSKLVELRLSNNKELTTLPDTICHLRSLEILYIDSCSSLTALPADLGMIDSLKELHARCISVSKIPDSVGRLTKLVKLILRGNKNLKTLPHTMSNMRSLETLDIDDCSDLEALPAELGNIDSLKELNMKNVAVSIVPESIRYLPRAGSRYSMT, encoded by the exons ATGGCTTCCACAAGTTATAATCAAACTCCTTCATCTGCTACTTCAGCTTCACTCCCCACTACGTGGGACGTTTTCTTAAGCTTCAGAGGCATTGATACACGATATACCTTCACTGATCATCTATACAATGCTCTAGATCGCAATGGCATTCGGACATTTAGGGATGATCCTGAGTTACGTAGCGGAGAAGTAATCTCAGATGGATTGCTCCAAGCTATTCACAAGTCCAAGACTTATGTTATTGTTCTGTCTGAAAATTACGCTTCTTCGCGCTGGTGCCTTGACGAGCTGGTAGAGATTCTGAATTGTTACAGCACCACGCAAAGATCGGTGATTCCTATATTTTATAACGTCGATCCATCGGCCGCGGGGCACCAAACTGGAAGTTTTAGGGAAGCGTTTGAGAAACATGAAACTCGTTTTGGCAAGGAAAGATTGGACAAGTGGCGAGTTGCATTGACCATGTTGGGGAAGCTCTCAGGCAAAGTGTGTAAAAATAT GTatgaagctcaatttattgaagaGATTGTTGGTGAGATTTTACTAGAAATAAACCCCAAGACTTTAGATGTTGCCAAATATCCAGTTGGGTTGGTTCCCCGTGTTAAAGAATTAGCAGCATTGTTGGGCAATGGTACCGAAGGTGTGATCAGAATTGGTCTATATGGTATGGGTGGAGTGGGGAAAACAACTCTTGCCAAAGCGTTTTATAATCACCTTTTGCAACGAAGCTTTGAAGGATGCTGCTTCCTAGCCAACATTAGGGAGGTTTCGGGAACAAGAAGAGGTCTAGAATCTTTACAACAGCAACTTATCAATGATGTTCTAAGAAGTAAGAGACAGACTAGAGTTTACAATGTTGAAGAAGGAACTATGTTAATTAGAGAGAGAATTTGTTCCGCAAAAATTTTGGTTCTTATTGATGATCTAGATGACATTAACCAATATGAGTCTTTGGTGGGACCTTTTGCTTCTGGAAGTGTTGTTATTATAACTACAAGGGATGAAGAAATACTTGAAAAAATTGATGTAGAGTCCAGATACCGATACAGAGTTAATGAGCTAGATGATGCGGAGTCACTGACACTATTTACCCGACATGCATTCGAAAATGCAGATGCTGACAACAGTTTCAAGCTATTGTCTACAGAAATTCTACGCCTTGCTGGTGGGCTTCCCCTGGCTCTGAAAGTTTTTGGCTCACATTTGTATAAGCGATCCAAGGTAGGATGGTTAGCTTACATCAAGAAACTGCAGAAAGTTACCGATAGCAGTATTCAGCAAAGACTAATGATTAGCTTGGATGCCCTGGAATCGGATGATCCTatgctaaaaaaattattccTTGACATTTCATGTCTTTTCCTTGGATGGGAGATAGAGAAAGTGGTTGAAATATTGGAAACTTATTATTCGGATGCAGattattatattgatattttaaGGAAAAGATGTTTACTGTATATCAATAATAGAGTGTTGGGGATGCATGATCTGCTTCGAGATATAGGAAGGGAGATTAATGGAAACAACTCACCTGATGAGCCTGGAAAACATAGTAGATTGTGGGTATCGAAGGATATAGAAGATGTTTTGAAAAATCACGAG GGAACAGAAGCAATTGAAGTTATCTTCCATCGCAACGTAGGAAAAGAACATGCATTTGCTGCAGAAACATTCAGAAGGATAAGAAAATTAAGATTTCTTCAGCTCACCGGTGTAAATCTCATTGGAGGCTTTGAAGGCACACTTGAAAAATTGAGGTGGCTTTGTTGGGAATATTGTCCCTTAAAGTGTTTCCCTTCTGAATTTAACCCGCAACAACTGGTTGTACTTCAGTTGCCTTGCAGCAGTATGATACAGATGTGGAAATCAGACAATGTTGGTACT ACTTCACGGGTTTATGATAACCTAAAGACTCTGAACATGTCAAATTCTTCTTACTTGATAACAACTCCAGATTTTTCTGCGTTGCCGAGTCTTGAAACTTTAAATTTCGAGGGCTGTGACAGCTTGGTGGAGCTCGACATATCAATTGGAAGTTTAGGGAGGCTTGTTTTCTTGAAATTGACAGGCTGTAGAAAGCTAAGAAGTCTTCCGGACACCATTTGCAACTTGAGAGCATTGGAAGTTTTAAATATTGGTGGATGCTTCAGTGTCGAAGCATTGCCAGAACAATTGGGGAACATTGAATCCCTCAAAGAGCTCGATGCACATAATGTAGCTCTTTCAAAATTACCAGATTCGACAGGACGCCTTAGTAAGCTTGTTAAGCTGATATTAACTTGTCACAGGAAGCCTATGACAATATATCATAAGGACCATCAGAAGCATAAAACTCTAAAAACTCTTCCGGACACCATTTGCAACTTAAGAGAACTGGAAGTTCTTAGTGTTGGTTATTCAAGAGGTCTGGCAGCATTGCCAGTAGAATTGGGGAACATTGAATCCCTGAAAGAGCTCGATGTACATGATGTTATTGTTTCAAAAATACCAGATTCTATCGGATGTCTTATTAACCTTGTTAAGCTGAGATTTACCCACAACAAGAACCTTGAAACTCTGCCAAAAACCATTGGATGCCTGAGATCACTGAAAATTCTGGATATTTCTTACTGCAGGAGACTTATTGCATTGCCAGTAGAACTGGGAAACATGGAATCCTTGAAAGAACTCTATGCACAAAGTTTGGCTGTTTCAGAATTACCAGATTCAATTGGACACCTTAGTAAACTTGTTGAGCTGAGACTAAGTGACAACACAAAGCTTAAAACTCTCCCAGACGCCATCTGCAACTTGAGATCACTGGAAATTCTTGATATTTCTTATTGCAGGAGTCTTATTGCATTACCGGTAGAATTGGGAAACATGGAATCTTTGAAAGAGCTCGATGCACATGGTCTGGCTGTCTCTGAATTACCAAATTCGATTGGACACCTTAGTAAACTTGTTGAGCTGAGATTAAGTAACAACAAGGAGCTTACAACTCTCCCGGACACCATCTGCCACTTGAGATCACTTGAAATTCTGTACATTGATTCTTGCAGTAGTCTGACAGCATTGCCAGCAGACTTGGGGATGATTGATTCTCTAAAAGAGTTGCATGCAAGGTGTATATCGGTTTCAAAAATACCGGATTCAGTTGGACGTCTGACTAAGCTTGTTAAACTGATATTACGGGGAAACAAGAATCTTAAAACTCTGCCACACACCATGAGCAACATGAGATCACTGGAAACACTGGATATTGATGATTGCAGTGATCTGGAAGCATTGCCAGCAGAACTGGGCAACATTGACTCCCTGAAAGAGCTGAATATGAAAAATGTTGCTGTTTCGATAGTACCCGAATCAATCAGATATCTGCCCAGGGCTGGCTCGAGATATTCTATGACCTAA
- the LOC108202450 gene encoding uncharacterized protein LOC108202450 isoform X1 has translation MERKIIVAVDEGEESSYALSWSLKNIFCSSSDTLILLYAKPPRTVYPSVDGTGRPSDILLRQGYLFSQDIVDTMERYGNEVAESVIRKAKKLCQDYPQVKVETKVECGDARDVICEAAEKLKVDMVVLGSHGYGALKRAFLGSVSNHCAQNIKCPVLIVKRPKKASPSSTPVAAMAASSAGGKQE, from the exons ATGGAGAGGAAAATAATAGTAGCCGTAGACGAGGGGGAAGAGAGCAGCTATGCGCTGTCCTGGAGCTTGAAGAACATCTTTTGTTCTTCCAGTGATACGCTTATACTTCTCTATGCTAAGCCTCCGAGAACTGTCTATCCTTCTGTTGATGGTACAGGTAGGCCCTCCGATATTTTGTTGcgtcaag GGTATTTGTTTTCGCAAGATATTGTGGATACTATGGAGAGGTATGGTAATGAGGTGGCGGAGTCCGTGATCCGCAAGGCTAAAAAACTTTGCCAAGACTATCCTCag GTTAAGGTGGAGACGAAAGTAGAGTGTGGAGATGCAAGGGATGTGATCTGCGAGGCGGCGGAGAAGCTCAAGGTTGATATGGTGGTGTTGGGCAGTCATGGCTACGGTGCTTTGAAGAG GGCATTTCTTGGAAGTGTGAGCAACCATTGTGCACAAAACATCAAGTGTCCGGTTTTAATCGTTAAGCGACCCAAGAAAGCCTCTCCGTCGTCAACTCCGGTGGCTGCCATGGCTGCTAGTTCAGCTGGTGGAAAACAGGAATAA
- the LOC108202447 gene encoding disease resistance protein RPV1 isoform X2, whose translation MASTSYNQTPSSATSASLPTTWDVFLSFRGIDTRYTFTDHLYNALDRNGIRTFRDDPELRSGEVISDGLLQAIHKSKTYVIVLSENYASSRWCLDELVEILNCYSTTQRSVIPIFYNVDPSAAGHQTGSFREAFEKHETRFGKERLDKWRVALTMLGKLSGKVCKNMYEAQFIEEIVGEILLEINPKTLDVAKYPVGLVPRVKELAALLGNGTEGVIRIGLYGMGGVGKTTLAKAFYNHLLQRSFEGCCFLANIREVSGTRRGLESLQQQLINDVLRSKRQTRVYNVEEGTMLIRERICSAKILVLIDDLDDINQYESLVGPFASGSVVIITTRDEEILEKIDVESRYRYRVNELDDAESLTLFTRHAFENADADNSFKLLSTEILRLAGGLPLALKVFGSHLYKRSKVGWLAYIKKLQKVTDSSIQQRLMISLDALESDDPMLKKLFLDISCLFLGWEIEKVVEILETYYSDADYYIDILRKRCLLYINNRVLGMHDLLRDIGREINGNNSPDEPGKHSRLWVSKDIEDVLKNHEGTEAIEVIFHRNVGKEHAFAAETFRRIRKLRFLQLTGVNLIGGFEGTLEKLRWLCWEYCPLKCFPSEFNPQQLVVLQLPCSSMIQMWKSDNTSRVYDNLKTLNMSNSSYLITTPDFSALPSLETLNFEGCDSLVELDISIGSLGRLVFLKLTGCRKLRSLPDTICNLRALEVLNIGGCFSVEALPEQLGNIESLKELDAHNVALSKLPDSTGRLSKLVKLILTCHRKPMTIYHKDHQKHKTLKTLPDTICNLRELEVLSVGYSRGLAALPVELGNIESLKELDVHDVIVSKIPDSIGCLINLVKLRFTHNKNLETLPKTIGCLRSLKILDISYCRRLIALPVELGNMESLKELYAQSLAVSELPDSIGHLSKLVELRLSDNTKLKTLPDAICNLRSLEILDISYCRSLIALPVELGNMESLKELDAHGLAVSELPNSIGHLSKLVELRLSNNKELTTLPDTICHLRSLEILYIDSCSSLTALPADLGMIDSLKELHARCISVSKIPDSVGRLTKLVKLILRGNKNLKTLPHTMSNMRSLETLDIDDCSDLEALPAELGNIDSLKELNMKNVAVSIVPESIRYLPRAGSRYSMT comes from the exons ATGGCTTCCACAAGTTATAATCAAACTCCTTCATCTGCTACTTCAGCTTCACTCCCCACTACGTGGGACGTTTTCTTAAGCTTCAGAGGCATTGATACACGATATACCTTCACTGATCATCTATACAATGCTCTAGATCGCAATGGCATTCGGACATTTAGGGATGATCCTGAGTTACGTAGCGGAGAAGTAATCTCAGATGGATTGCTCCAAGCTATTCACAAGTCCAAGACTTATGTTATTGTTCTGTCTGAAAATTACGCTTCTTCGCGCTGGTGCCTTGACGAGCTGGTAGAGATTCTGAATTGTTACAGCACCACGCAAAGATCGGTGATTCCTATATTTTATAACGTCGATCCATCGGCCGCGGGGCACCAAACTGGAAGTTTTAGGGAAGCGTTTGAGAAACATGAAACTCGTTTTGGCAAGGAAAGATTGGACAAGTGGCGAGTTGCATTGACCATGTTGGGGAAGCTCTCAGGCAAAGTGTGTAAAAATAT GTatgaagctcaatttattgaagaGATTGTTGGTGAGATTTTACTAGAAATAAACCCCAAGACTTTAGATGTTGCCAAATATCCAGTTGGGTTGGTTCCCCGTGTTAAAGAATTAGCAGCATTGTTGGGCAATGGTACCGAAGGTGTGATCAGAATTGGTCTATATGGTATGGGTGGAGTGGGGAAAACAACTCTTGCCAAAGCGTTTTATAATCACCTTTTGCAACGAAGCTTTGAAGGATGCTGCTTCCTAGCCAACATTAGGGAGGTTTCGGGAACAAGAAGAGGTCTAGAATCTTTACAACAGCAACTTATCAATGATGTTCTAAGAAGTAAGAGACAGACTAGAGTTTACAATGTTGAAGAAGGAACTATGTTAATTAGAGAGAGAATTTGTTCCGCAAAAATTTTGGTTCTTATTGATGATCTAGATGACATTAACCAATATGAGTCTTTGGTGGGACCTTTTGCTTCTGGAAGTGTTGTTATTATAACTACAAGGGATGAAGAAATACTTGAAAAAATTGATGTAGAGTCCAGATACCGATACAGAGTTAATGAGCTAGATGATGCGGAGTCACTGACACTATTTACCCGACATGCATTCGAAAATGCAGATGCTGACAACAGTTTCAAGCTATTGTCTACAGAAATTCTACGCCTTGCTGGTGGGCTTCCCCTGGCTCTGAAAGTTTTTGGCTCACATTTGTATAAGCGATCCAAGGTAGGATGGTTAGCTTACATCAAGAAACTGCAGAAAGTTACCGATAGCAGTATTCAGCAAAGACTAATGATTAGCTTGGATGCCCTGGAATCGGATGATCCTatgctaaaaaaattattccTTGACATTTCATGTCTTTTCCTTGGATGGGAGATAGAGAAAGTGGTTGAAATATTGGAAACTTATTATTCGGATGCAGattattatattgatattttaaGGAAAAGATGTTTACTGTATATCAATAATAGAGTGTTGGGGATGCATGATCTGCTTCGAGATATAGGAAGGGAGATTAATGGAAACAACTCACCTGATGAGCCTGGAAAACATAGTAGATTGTGGGTATCGAAGGATATAGAAGATGTTTTGAAAAATCACGAG GGAACAGAAGCAATTGAAGTTATCTTCCATCGCAACGTAGGAAAAGAACATGCATTTGCTGCAGAAACATTCAGAAGGATAAGAAAATTAAGATTTCTTCAGCTCACCGGTGTAAATCTCATTGGAGGCTTTGAAGGCACACTTGAAAAATTGAGGTGGCTTTGTTGGGAATATTGTCCCTTAAAGTGTTTCCCTTCTGAATTTAACCCGCAACAACTGGTTGTACTTCAGTTGCCTTGCAGCAGTATGATACAGATGTGGAAATCAGACAAT ACTTCACGGGTTTATGATAACCTAAAGACTCTGAACATGTCAAATTCTTCTTACTTGATAACAACTCCAGATTTTTCTGCGTTGCCGAGTCTTGAAACTTTAAATTTCGAGGGCTGTGACAGCTTGGTGGAGCTCGACATATCAATTGGAAGTTTAGGGAGGCTTGTTTTCTTGAAATTGACAGGCTGTAGAAAGCTAAGAAGTCTTCCGGACACCATTTGCAACTTGAGAGCATTGGAAGTTTTAAATATTGGTGGATGCTTCAGTGTCGAAGCATTGCCAGAACAATTGGGGAACATTGAATCCCTCAAAGAGCTCGATGCACATAATGTAGCTCTTTCAAAATTACCAGATTCGACAGGACGCCTTAGTAAGCTTGTTAAGCTGATATTAACTTGTCACAGGAAGCCTATGACAATATATCATAAGGACCATCAGAAGCATAAAACTCTAAAAACTCTTCCGGACACCATTTGCAACTTAAGAGAACTGGAAGTTCTTAGTGTTGGTTATTCAAGAGGTCTGGCAGCATTGCCAGTAGAATTGGGGAACATTGAATCCCTGAAAGAGCTCGATGTACATGATGTTATTGTTTCAAAAATACCAGATTCTATCGGATGTCTTATTAACCTTGTTAAGCTGAGATTTACCCACAACAAGAACCTTGAAACTCTGCCAAAAACCATTGGATGCCTGAGATCACTGAAAATTCTGGATATTTCTTACTGCAGGAGACTTATTGCATTGCCAGTAGAACTGGGAAACATGGAATCCTTGAAAGAACTCTATGCACAAAGTTTGGCTGTTTCAGAATTACCAGATTCAATTGGACACCTTAGTAAACTTGTTGAGCTGAGACTAAGTGACAACACAAAGCTTAAAACTCTCCCAGACGCCATCTGCAACTTGAGATCACTGGAAATTCTTGATATTTCTTATTGCAGGAGTCTTATTGCATTACCGGTAGAATTGGGAAACATGGAATCTTTGAAAGAGCTCGATGCACATGGTCTGGCTGTCTCTGAATTACCAAATTCGATTGGACACCTTAGTAAACTTGTTGAGCTGAGATTAAGTAACAACAAGGAGCTTACAACTCTCCCGGACACCATCTGCCACTTGAGATCACTTGAAATTCTGTACATTGATTCTTGCAGTAGTCTGACAGCATTGCCAGCAGACTTGGGGATGATTGATTCTCTAAAAGAGTTGCATGCAAGGTGTATATCGGTTTCAAAAATACCGGATTCAGTTGGACGTCTGACTAAGCTTGTTAAACTGATATTACGGGGAAACAAGAATCTTAAAACTCTGCCACACACCATGAGCAACATGAGATCACTGGAAACACTGGATATTGATGATTGCAGTGATCTGGAAGCATTGCCAGCAGAACTGGGCAACATTGACTCCCTGAAAGAGCTGAATATGAAAAATGTTGCTGTTTCGATAGTACCCGAATCAATCAGATATCTGCCCAGGGCTGGCTCGAGATATTCTATGACCTAA
- the LOC108202450 gene encoding universal stress protein PHOS32 isoform X2, producing the protein MERKIIVAVDEGEESSYALSWSLKNIFCSSSDTLILLYAKPPRTVYPSVDGTGYLFSQDIVDTMERYGNEVAESVIRKAKKLCQDYPQVKVETKVECGDARDVICEAAEKLKVDMVVLGSHGYGALKRAFLGSVSNHCAQNIKCPVLIVKRPKKASPSSTPVAAMAASSAGGKQE; encoded by the exons ATGGAGAGGAAAATAATAGTAGCCGTAGACGAGGGGGAAGAGAGCAGCTATGCGCTGTCCTGGAGCTTGAAGAACATCTTTTGTTCTTCCAGTGATACGCTTATACTTCTCTATGCTAAGCCTCCGAGAACTGTCTATCCTTCTGTTGATGGTACAG GGTATTTGTTTTCGCAAGATATTGTGGATACTATGGAGAGGTATGGTAATGAGGTGGCGGAGTCCGTGATCCGCAAGGCTAAAAAACTTTGCCAAGACTATCCTCag GTTAAGGTGGAGACGAAAGTAGAGTGTGGAGATGCAAGGGATGTGATCTGCGAGGCGGCGGAGAAGCTCAAGGTTGATATGGTGGTGTTGGGCAGTCATGGCTACGGTGCTTTGAAGAG GGCATTTCTTGGAAGTGTGAGCAACCATTGTGCACAAAACATCAAGTGTCCGGTTTTAATCGTTAAGCGACCCAAGAAAGCCTCTCCGTCGTCAACTCCGGTGGCTGCCATGGCTGCTAGTTCAGCTGGTGGAAAACAGGAATAA